TCGGTCACCATCCGGTCGCGCTGTCGGCTGGTGCCGCTGCGGACGCCACCCGCGGAAGCTATCGCGCAGGTCCTGATAACCCGTGACGGCATCGACCCGGAACGCGCCGCCTGGGCGGCGGCAGTGTGCAACGGCCACGTCGGCCGCGCGCACCGGCTCGCCACCGACGAAGCTGCTCGTCAGCGGCGCGCCACTGTGCTGCGGATTCCGTTGGGGCTGCGTCGGCCAAGCGACATCTTCACCAGCGCGGACCAGCTCATCAGTGCCGCGGAAGCGGACGCCGGCGAGGAGAGCAAGGTCCGCGACGAGCAGGAACGCTCCGAGCTCCGTACCGCGATGGGCGGCGACGGCGTCGGCAAGGGCGTCGCCGGTGCCAAGCGTGCCGCGGAGGCGGCGGTGAAGCAGCTGGAGAAGCGGCAGAAGTCCCGTGCGACCCGGACCCAGCGCGACACGCTCGACATCGCGCTGGTCGATTTGGCGGGCTTCTACCGCGACGTCCTCGTCACCACCACGCGCTCCGGGGCCACGCTGACGCACCCGGACCACGCTGAGCAGGTCAACGCGGCCGCGGCGGCGTGGTCGCCGGAATCGACGCTGCGGCGGCTGGAAGCGGTGCTGGAGTGCCGGGAGGCGATCGGTTTGAACGTGAAGCCCCGGATCGCGGTGGAAGCCATGGTGACCACGCTCCGCCAGGGCTGAACCCCTGATACGAAAACGGCCCCCTCGCTGAGCGAGGGGGCCGTTTTCGTATCAGTTCCGCGGATGCGGCGACGGCTTGAACGGTGCCGGGTTGATCAGCGCCGGACGACGCCGCCGGTTCGGGAACGCGGCGACCATGACCACGCCGAGCAGCAACATTGCCGTGCCGGCCCAGAACAGCGGGACGGTGTTGTACGCGCCGTTGGTGTAAGCCAAGTGCTTGACCGGGCCTGGCGGCGTGGCACCGCCCTTGCCCGGCGGCGTGGTCGCGGCAGTGCCGCACACAACGCCACCGGTCGGCGCGTAGGCACGGGCGACCTGCTCGCCCAGCGACAGCTGCGCCAGCGATGACGGCAGGTTGTCGCCGGCCTGCTGCGGCAGCAGTTGCTTCAGCTTCTGCGTCGGCAGGACCTGCAAGTCGAGCAGCCGCGCGGCCGCGCCCAGCTGGTAGCCCTTGAACGGCGTGGTCGCCTCGGACTGCTTCGTGTCGAGGTTCGCGATGCTCAGCCGCAGCACGCCGAGGTCGAGCACCTTCCCGGTGGTGTCGCCGAGCTGCTGCAGACCCTTCTGCGCGGTCGCCACGAGGCCGCCGACCACCGGCACGTTGTCGAGCGCGCCGAACTGGTCGCTCAGCGGAGCGAGCGGCAGGCCGATCGGGATGTCCTTGGTCGGGTGCGCCGCGTCGAGCGTGTACAGCGTCTTGCCGTCGGCCGCGATGGTGATCACCGGGGCCTGGTAGTCGACCTTGGACGTCTTCGCGTCGCCGGTGGAGGTGACGGTGAGCGTCGGCTGGCTGGCCACCTTCAGGTTCAGCTCGAGCGGGGTGCCCTTGAGGATGTTGATGTCGGCGGCCTGCAGCGTGGACACCGACTGCACGGCCTTG
This sequence is a window from Amycolatopsis benzoatilytica AK 16/65. Protein-coding genes within it:
- a CDS encoding DNA polymerase III subunit delta', whose amino-acid sequence is MTAPIGVWTGLVGQEPAVETLSTAAAAAAKIVAGEAVAPAAMTHAWLLTGPPGSGRSVAARTFAAALQCSTGTGCGACPGCRTTMAGTHADVRLVVPEGLSISVAEMRALVQAAARRPTTGEWQVVIIEDADRLTEGASNALLKAVEEPPERTVFLLCAPSDHPDDVSVTIRSRCRLVPLRTPPAEAIAQVLITRDGIDPERAAWAAAVCNGHVGRAHRLATDEAARQRRATVLRIPLGLRRPSDIFTSADQLISAAEADAGEESKVRDEQERSELRTAMGGDGVGKGVAGAKRAAEAAVKQLEKRQKSRATRTQRDTLDIALVDLAGFYRDVLVTTTRSGATLTHPDHAEQVNAAAAAWSPESTLRRLEAVLECREAIGLNVKPRIAVEAMVTTLRQG